The genomic region GTAATGTTTGTATTATCAGGTTTCGTTGGCCCTTTGCCTGCCAGGTAAAGTAAATTACCGACCCTGACAGCATTTACATAATTGGCAACAGGACTGGATGGTTTTACAAGAACAATTCCTTTTTCTTTCAGTTTAGCTTCTGCATCCTGAGCCAATACTGATGCCGATATAATAATGCAGGAAAAGAATAACAACAAAACCTTCTTCATGTTTAAACTGTTTTAATGAATGAATACCTTTTCTTCATAAAGATAATGATCTGTTTAATTGAAAAAATGCCTGATGCCTGTATTTATGCATCTGACTTGCTTATGGATTTTCCGTACAGAACCTTTACCTTTGAGATCATATTCCTTTCCATGAAATCTTTATGAAGTATGTCAAAGCTATTTTCACCCCTTACAATTAAGAATATCACCCTGAAAAACAGGATAGTAATGTCACCTATGTGCCAGTATTCAGCCGCAGACGGACTGGCAAACGACTGGCATCTGACACATTATGGAACCAGGGCTGTTGGCGGCACTGCACTGATTATAGTTGAGGCAACAGCTGTGGCTCCTGAAGGAAGAATTACCCCTGCTGATCTTGGTATCTGGAGCGATGAGCATATTCCGGGACTTACCCGGATTGCCCGGTTTGTGCAAAGACATGGATCAGTTGCCGCGATACAGCTTGCTCATGCAGGACGAAAAGCATCATGTGCAGTTCCGCATGAGGGAGGCAGGCAACTTGATGAAAATAATGGCGGATGGAAAACAGTTGCACCAAGTGAACTTCCATTTTTAGAAAGCGACCGGAACCCCGAATCACTGACTAAGGAAGGGATTAACAAGATTATTGAAAGTTTTAAAACAGCTGCATACCGGGCACTGGTCGCCGGCTTTAATGTAATTGAAATACATAGTGCACATGGTTACCTCATTCAGGAATTTCTGTCACCAATCAGTAACCATCGCACCGATGA from Bacteroidales bacterium harbors:
- the namA gene encoding NADPH dehydrogenase NamA, with the translated sequence MSKLFSPLTIKNITLKNRIVMSPMCQYSAADGLANDWHLTHYGTRAVGGTALIIVEATAVAPEGRITPADLGIWSDEHIPGLTRIARFVQRHGSVAAIQLAHAGRKASCAVPHEGGRQLDENNGGWKTVAPSELPFLESDRNPESLTKEGINKIIESFKTAAYRALVAGFNVIEIHSAHGYLIQEFLSPISNHRTDEYGGSFDNRIRLLREVIEAVKSVWPSENPLFVRISSTDWTDGGWTVEESVKLASVLKKAGVDLIDCSSGGNVHNAKIPAGPGFQVPFSDAVRKTGILTSAVGLITSTGQAESILQEEKADLILLGRELLRNPYFPLRAAKELNEDIKWPTQYLRSK